From a single Larus michahellis chromosome 18, bLarMic1.1, whole genome shotgun sequence genomic region:
- the GOSR2 gene encoding Golgi SNAP receptor complex member 2 isoform X2 produces the protein MEGLYHQTNKQVHEVQSYMGRLETSDKDSVHLVENEIQARIDNIFSNLERLEILSSKEPPNKRQNAKLRVDQLKYDVQHLQTALRNFQHRRYIREQQERQREELLARTFTTNGTHKKILDVANMLGLSNTVMRLIEKRAFQDKYFMIGGMILTCVIMFLVVQYLT, from the exons ATGGAGGGTCTCTACCACCAGACCAACAA GCAAGTCCATGAGGTCCAATCTTACATGGGGCGCCTGGAGACTTCAGACAAGGACTCAGTACACT taGTAGAAAATGAGATTCAGGCAAGAATAGACAATATATTCAGCAACTTGGAACGTCTGGAAATCCTGTCCAGCAAAGAACCTCCCAATAAGCGGCAGAATGCTAAACT GCGAGTTGACCAGCTGAAGTATGATGTTCAGCATCTGCAGACAGCTCTGAGGAACTTTCAGCATCGCCGTTACATCCGGGAGCAGCAGGAGCGACAGCGAGAAGAGCTGCTCGCACGCACATTCACCACGAAC ggtACTCATAAGAAGATCCTGGATGTTGCCAACATGTTGGGCTTATCCAACACAGTAATGCGGCTGATCGAGAAGCGAGCCTTTCAAGATAAATACTTCATGATTGGGGGAATGATTTTGACTTGTGTAATTATGTTCCTCGTCGTGCAGTACCTGACATGA
- the GOSR2 gene encoding Golgi SNAP receptor complex member 2 isoform X1 translates to MEGLYHQTNKQVHEVQSYMGRLETSDKDSVHLVENEIQARIDNIFSNLERLEILSSKEPPNKRQNAKLRVDQLKYDVQHLQTALRNFQHRRYIREQQERQREELLARTFTTNDSDTTIPIDETLQFNESLQNAHRGMDDLIGSGTNILQGLRDQRVTLKGTHKKILDVANMLGLSNTVMRLIEKRAFQDKYFMIGGMILTCVIMFLVVQYLT, encoded by the exons ATGGAGGGTCTCTACCACCAGACCAACAA GCAAGTCCATGAGGTCCAATCTTACATGGGGCGCCTGGAGACTTCAGACAAGGACTCAGTACACT taGTAGAAAATGAGATTCAGGCAAGAATAGACAATATATTCAGCAACTTGGAACGTCTGGAAATCCTGTCCAGCAAAGAACCTCCCAATAAGCGGCAGAATGCTAAACT GCGAGTTGACCAGCTGAAGTATGATGTTCAGCATCTGCAGACAGCTCTGAGGAACTTTCAGCATCGCCGTTACATCCGGGAGCAGCAGGAGCGACAGCGAGAAGAGCTGCTCGCACGCACATTCACCACGAAC GACTCTGACACCACCATCCCGATCGACGAAACATTACAGTTTAACGAATCCCTCCAGAATGCCCACCGTGGCATGGATGATCTTATTGGCAGTGGGACCAACATCCTTCAGGGGCTGAGGGACCAGAGAGTGACATTAAAG ggtACTCATAAGAAGATCCTGGATGTTGCCAACATGTTGGGCTTATCCAACACAGTAATGCGGCTGATCGAGAAGCGAGCCTTTCAAGATAAATACTTCATGATTGGGGGAATGATTTTGACTTGTGTAATTATGTTCCTCGTCGTGCAGTACCTGACATGA